The Morococcus cerebrosus sequence ATAGGTCGTCTGAAAACAATATCAAGATAAATATAGGATTTTTACACTATGTGGGACACAGTACGGCAATGGCTGCATACTCTGCCAGTACGCGAGGAAGTGGTGGAATCGGTGCTGATGGTCATGGCGCTGCTGGTTTTGCGGGGCGTTTTGCTGAACCTGTATCTGCGCCGCCACCCGCATTACAGCATCGAGGAAAAACGCCGCTCCTTGGTACTCAGCCGCAATCTGACGCTGATTTTAACGATTTTCGGGCTGGCGGTAATTTGGGCGACTCAAATCCAGACGCTGGCGCTGTCGATGTTTGCCGTAGCGGCGGCGATTGTGGTGGCGACGAAGGAACTGATTATGTGTTTGTCGGGCAGCATCTTGCGCTCGGTAACGAAACAATATTCGGTCGGCGACTATATTGAAGTGAACGGCCTGCGCGGGCGTGTGGTCGATATTAATCTTTTGAACACGTTGATGATGCAGATCGGCCCGAACCCGCTGGTCGGGCAGCTTTCGGGTAAAACGCTATCGTTTCCCAACAGCCTGCTTTTGAACCATTCCGTCCGCCGCGACAATATCTTGGGCGATTATGTGATTCATACGGTGGAAATTCCCGTGCCGATTCATTTGGATTCGGATGTGATTGTAGGTCGTCTGAAAGCCGTATTGGAGCCTTTGTGCCAACCTTATGTACCCGCCATCCAGCGGCATTTGGAAAACGTGCAGGCGGAGAAGCTGTTCATCACCCCTGCCGCCCAGCCGCGCGTAACCCGCGTGCCGCATGACGACAAGGTGTACCTTATCATCGTGCGCTATGCCTCGCCCGTGGCGAAGCGTTTAGAAATCCAGCAGGCGGTGCTGGATGAGTTTTTGCGCGTACAATACCGCCTGCTAAACCCTCAAGCTTAACCCCATAATCTATTAACAATCAGGAAAATACTATGTTGCCCGAATCCGCCCTTACGCAAATGTACCCCGTCATCATGACCCCCAGCCACGACGGGAAATATTTCCACAATTACGTCCTTTCGCTGCTCAATATCGTCCACACCAGCGCGCAAAACGGCTGGCCGCTGCAAGTAATGATGCAGCGCGGCGAGAGCCTGATTACCCGCGCGCGCAATAATTGCGTGGCGACCTTCTTGGAAAACAAAGAATGGACGCACCTCTTCTGGATAGACTCCGACATCGGTTTTTCCGCCGAAGCGTTCTACCGCCTGCTTTTGGCGGATAAAGACGTGGTAGCGGGCATTTATCCGTTGAAACGGGAAAACTGGCCGGACGAAGGCGTTCCTGCCGGCACGACCCAAGCGGATTTCGAGCGGATGTACACCGCCTACACCGTCAACACAGGCGATAAAAACGAAAACGGCGAAATCGTCCTGCGCGTCGATGAAGAAGGCTTTATGAAAGTCGATGACGCGCCGACCGGATTCATGGTCATCAAACGCAGCGTGTTTGAAAAAATGATGGCCGCCTACCCCGAGCTGAACTACATCTCCGACAGCGACTACAAGCGCGAAGACAAAGGGCTGCACTACCGCTTCTTCGACTGCATGGTCGATCCCGAAAGCAAACGCTACCTTTCCGAAGACTATACGTTCTGCCGCCTGTGGCAGCAAATCGGCGGCGAAGTTTATGTCGATGTACAATCCAACCTGACCCACCAAGGCGCGAAAATCTACCGCGGCGCGTTTGCCGATTCGTTGCAAACCAATGTCGCACAAGCCGTATTCGCCCCCGCCGGCACACCGATGAGCCTCGACCTCGCCGCCCCGCTCAAATCCAACCCGCGCGGCGCGGAATAGCGTAAAAACAGGGAAAGACGCTTTAAGCCTGACGCGATGGCACTATATCTCCCCTATCGTTTGCCCCGTCGTTTTCAGACGACCCCGAATCCAAACAGGTCGTCTGAAAACACAATCGGTTCGCCCGAACGGCAAACCTAAAACCCAGACACACATTATCCCCATTTTCCCATTGACTCAGGCGGCAGCCATTTTTCAGACGACCTCCGTCCGAACCCGCCACCCACACAAAGGAATCCCATCCATGACCGACAACGTACTGCTCCATTTGGGCGAAGAACCCCGTTTCGACGCCATCCAAACCGCCGACATCAAACCTGCCCTGCAAACCGCCATCGCCGAAGCGCGCGCGCAGATTGCCGAAGTCAAAGCCCAAACGCACACCGACTGGGCAAACACCGTCGAGCGTCTGACCGACATCACCGAACGCGTCGGCAGGATTTGGGGCGTGGTGTCGCACCTCAACTCTGTGGTCGACACACCCGAACTGCGCGCCGTCTATAACGAACTGATGCCCGAAATCACCGTCTTCTTCACCGAAATCGGACAAGACATCGAGCTGTACAACCGCTTCAAAGTAATCAAAAACTCCCCCGAATTCGAGACCCTCTCTCCCGCACAAAAAACCAAGCTCAACCACGACCTGCGCGATTTCGTCCTCAGCGGCGCGGAACTGCCGCCCGAACAGCAGGCAGAACTGGCGAAACTGCAAACCGAAAGCGCGCAACTCTCCGCCAAATTCTCGCAAAACGTCTTAGACGCAACCGACGCCTTCGCCCTCTACTTTGACGACGCCGCACCGCTTGCCGGCATCCCCGAAGACTCGCTCGCCATGTTTGCCGCCGCCGCGCAAAGCGAAGGCAAAACAGGCTACAAAATCGGTTTGCAGATTCCACACTACCTCGCCGTCATCCAATACGCCGACAACCGCGAACTGCGCGAACAAATCTACCGCGCCTACGTTACCCGCGCCAGCGAACTTTCAGACGACGGCAAATTCGACAACACCGCCAACATCAACCGCACGCTCGAAAACGCCCTGCAAACCGCCAAATTGCTCGGCTTCAAAAACTACGCCGAGCTATCATTGGCAACCAAAATGGCGGACACGCCCGAACAAGTCCTCACCTTCCTGCACGACCTCGCCCGCCGCGCCAAACCCTACGCCGAAAAAGACCTCGCCGAAGTCAAAGCCTTCGCCCGCGATCGCCTGAACCTCGCCGACCCGCAGCCGTGGGACTTGAGCTACGCCAGCGAAAAACTGCGCGAAGCCAAATACGCATTCAGCGAAACCGAAGTCAAAAAATACTTCCCCGTCAGCAAAGTCCTGGCAGGCCTGTTCGCCCAAATCAAAAAACTCTACGGCATCGGATTCGCCGAAAAAACCGTTCCCGTCTGGCACAAAGACGTGCGCTACTTCGAGCTGGAGCAAAACGGCAAAACCATAGGCGGCGTCTATATGGACCTCTACGCCCGCGAAGGCAAACGCGGCGGCGCGTGGATGAACGACTACAAAGGCCGCCGCCGCTTCGCCGACGGCACGCTGCAACTGCCCACCGCCTACCTCGTCTGCAACTTCACCCCGCCCGTAGGCGGCAAAGAAGCCCGCCTCTCCCATGACGAAATCCTCACCCTCTTCCACGAAACCGGCCACTGCCTGCACCACCTGCTCACCCAAGTAGACGAACTGGGCGTATCCGGCATCAACGGCGTCGAATGGGACGCAGTCGAGCTGCCCAGCCAGTTTATGGAAAACTTCGTCTGGGAATACGACGTCTTGGCACAAATGTCCGCCCACGAAGAAACCGGCGTTCCCCTGCCGAAAGAACTCTTCGACAAAATGCTCGCCGCCAAAAACTTCCAACGCGGCATGTTCCTCGTCCGCCAGATGGAGTTCGCCCTCTTCGACATGACCATTTACAGCGAAGACGACGAAGGCCGTCTGAAAAACTGGCCGCAGGTTTTAGACAGCGTGCGCAAAGAAGTCGCCGTCATCCAACCGCCCGAATACAACCGCTTCGCCAACAGCTTCGGCCACATCTTCGCCGGCGGCTACTCCGCAGGCTATTACAGCTACGCCTGGGCAGAAGTCCTCAGCGCCGACGCCTACGCCGCCTTTGAAGAAAGCGACGACGTCGCCGCCACAGGCAAACGCTTCTGGCAGGAAATCCTCGCCGTCGGCGGCTCCCGCAGCGCGGCGGAATCCTTCAAAGCCTTCCGCGGACGCGAACCGAGCATAGACGCACTGCTGCGCCACAGCGGCTTCGACAACGCGGCTTGATGGTAAGGTTGAGGTAAAAACATAGCGGATTCAATATAAAATTCCTGAATCGTCATTCCCGCGCAGGCGGGAATCCAGAACGTAAAGTTGAAGAAACCGTTTTACCCGATAAGTTCCTGTGCGTGCAGCTCTAGATTTCCGCCTGCGCGGGAATGACGACGAAGATATTTTTATTTGAAATTTACTATAAAAGGTCGTCTGAAAACCGATCGTCAGGCCTTCAGACGACCTTTGCCTTCTTTTTACGCCTTATTTTTTAAACATGTTTTTAATAATGCCCATCACGCTGCGGGAGATGGCGTTGGTCACTTGGCGGTTGATTTGGCTGCCGATGGCGTCGGCGACGTTGTAGCCCAAGCCCTGTCCTGACTTTTTACGCCCGCCGCTCAAGCCGCCGAGCAGTCCGCCGAGTATGCCGGGATCGGCATTGGCGGCTTCTTTTTCAGCGGCTTTTTGCGCTTTTTCCTGCTCTTTTGCCGCTGCTGCCGCCTCTTTCTCCGCCGCAGCCTGACTGTCGGCTTCGGCT is a genomic window containing:
- a CDS encoding mechanosensitive ion channel family protein; translated protein: MWDTVRQWLHTLPVREEVVESVLMVMALLVLRGVLLNLYLRRHPHYSIEEKRRSLVLSRNLTLILTIFGLAVIWATQIQTLALSMFAVAAAIVVATKELIMCLSGSILRSVTKQYSVGDYIEVNGLRGRVVDINLLNTLMMQIGPNPLVGQLSGKTLSFPNSLLLNHSVRRDNILGDYVIHTVEIPVPIHLDSDVIVGRLKAVLEPLCQPYVPAIQRHLENVQAEKLFITPAAQPRVTRVPHDDKVYLIIVRYASPVAKRLEIQQAVLDEFLRVQYRLLNPQA
- a CDS encoding M3 family metallopeptidase, whose amino-acid sequence is MTDNVLLHLGEEPRFDAIQTADIKPALQTAIAEARAQIAEVKAQTHTDWANTVERLTDITERVGRIWGVVSHLNSVVDTPELRAVYNELMPEITVFFTEIGQDIELYNRFKVIKNSPEFETLSPAQKTKLNHDLRDFVLSGAELPPEQQAELAKLQTESAQLSAKFSQNVLDATDAFALYFDDAAPLAGIPEDSLAMFAAAAQSEGKTGYKIGLQIPHYLAVIQYADNRELREQIYRAYVTRASELSDDGKFDNTANINRTLENALQTAKLLGFKNYAELSLATKMADTPEQVLTFLHDLARRAKPYAEKDLAEVKAFARDRLNLADPQPWDLSYASEKLREAKYAFSETEVKKYFPVSKVLAGLFAQIKKLYGIGFAEKTVPVWHKDVRYFELEQNGKTIGGVYMDLYAREGKRGGAWMNDYKGRRRFADGTLQLPTAYLVCNFTPPVGGKEARLSHDEILTLFHETGHCLHHLLTQVDELGVSGINGVEWDAVELPSQFMENFVWEYDVLAQMSAHEETGVPLPKELFDKMLAAKNFQRGMFLVRQMEFALFDMTIYSEDDEGRLKNWPQVLDSVRKEVAVIQPPEYNRFANSFGHIFAGGYSAGYYSYAWAEVLSADAYAAFEESDDVAATGKRFWQEILAVGGSRSAAESFKAFRGREPSIDALLRHSGFDNAA